Proteins from one Ananas comosus cultivar F153 linkage group 5, ASM154086v1, whole genome shotgun sequence genomic window:
- the LOC109710746 gene encoding transcription repressor OFP13-like, with amino-acid sequence MVKKHGFTCLFTASTSFSSPSSTPLPSCKQQKAAHSFMTMNSTYFDSTDSCRFTNSSTTGSESFSTASESSGSDAVVEAVIRGLGSADRLFFEPGCTNSIMEIKSRRADPVDPFEGGVAMTVDSEDLYSDFRRSMEEMIMAHGVKGWDWLEEMLGWYLKANGEKTHGFIVGAFVDLLVSLASSSSSSSSSSSTTTTTTTTTTCSPLSSFCFNIHAEKGDGSFSFLFK; translated from the coding sequence ATGGTTAAGAAACATGGCTTTACCTGTCTCTTCACTGCCTCAACCtcattttcttctccttcaagcACTCCTTTGCCTTCTTGCAAGCAACAAAAGGCTGCTCATTCCTTCATGACCATGAACTCGACTTACTTCGACTCGACTGACTCGTGCCGCTTCACAAACTCGTCGACCACTGGCTCGGAGAGCTTCTCGACGGCCTCCGAATCGTCGGGGAGCGACGCGGTCGTGGAGGCGGTCATTCGAGGGCTCGGGTCGGCTGACCGGCTGTTCTTCGAGCCGGGGTGCACAAACTCCATAATGGAGATAAAAAGCCGCCGGGCCGACCCGGTCGACCCATTCGAAGGCGGCGTGGCAATGACGGTCGACTCAGAGGACCTCTACAGTGATTTCCGGAGGTCGATGGAGGAGATGATAATGGCTCATGGAGTGAAGGGTTGGGATTGGCTTGAGGAGATGcttgggtggtatttgaaagcTAATGGTGAGAAGACTCATGGGTTCATAGTTGGTGCTTTTGTGGATTTGCTTGTGTcacttgcttcttcttcttcttcttcttcttcttcttcttctactactactactactactactactactacttgttctcctctttcttctttttgttttaatatTCATGCGGAGAAGGGTGATGGTTCTTTTAGTTTTCTGTTCAAGTAA